In one window of Microplitis demolitor isolate Queensland-Clemson2020A chromosome 4, iyMicDemo2.1a, whole genome shotgun sequence DNA:
- the LOC103568368 gene encoding G-protein coupled receptor moody isoform X1 produces the protein MLEHWMAINDTDTNSSILGIKEVIENPDSAILFGDYPQWLLYFAAGCCVLFMFIGIPGNLITIVALFRTKKMRNATAVFIMNLSISDLMFCCFNLPLATSTFWYGSWTHGPLLCRLFPLLRYGLVAVSLFTVLAITINRYVMIGHPRLYPKFYKPRYLILMVIATWISGFGALVATWFERWGRFGLDPRIGSCSILRDVNGKSPKEFLFILAFLTPCIAIVVCYARIFYIVRKTAKKSRRRQEVTTDFVKATVEVKYTKHFEDSALGSSCAGTGTSENAGSPLKNDKLHHSQQINTSFYFISDNDIDNNDINDDDDEMIDKNDDLSIEKISEYDIKNNSNKKCKKNIYTVSVPNFNFSNVDSSSSPSQDKSLSHADIINKEKIVTDKSIMLNNDRCLKVPKDFIKNSDQFSPRSINPQLLNSNKYDGSDVSEEFVSSRSDSPCDNKRVNNSNINNNKRGSIFRRELRFRSFKTRGNESGKMSAKDKKLLKMILVIFLSFVICYLPITITKISKDIIDWRGLNIAGYILIYLTTCINPIIYVVMSSEYRSAYKNVLLCRGDSFYDSKKRGK, from the exons atgcTAGAGCACTGGATGGCTATCAACGATACAGACACAAATAGTAGCATATTAGGAATAAAAGAGGTCATAGAAAATCCAGATTCAGCGATTTTATTCGGTGATTATCCTCAATGGCTTCTTTATTTTGCTGCCGGATGCTGCGTCCTCTTCATGTTTATTGGCATACCTGGCAATCTCATCACAATCGTCGCACTCTTTCGCACAAAAAAG ATGAGAAATGCAACAGCCGTATTTATAATGAATCTATCGATATCGGATCTCATGTTCTGCTGCTTCAATTTACCTTTAGCTACATCTACATTTTGGTATGGCTCATGGACTCATGGACCACTTTTATGTCGACTGTTTCCATTATTACGTTACGGTCTCGTCGCCGTAAGTCTTTTTACGGTACTGGCTATTACAATCAATCGATACGTAATGATTGGTCATCCTCGATTATATCCAAA attttataaGCCAAGATACTTAATATTGATGGTAATAGCAACATGGATATCCGGATTTGGTGCTTTAGTGGCAACTTGGTTCGAAAGATGGGGACGATTCGGTTTAGACCCCCGCATTGGATCATGTTCAATATTGCGTGACGTCAATGGTAAATCaccaaaagaatttttatttatactcgCATTTCTTACACCTTGTATTGCAATTGTCGTTTGCTAtgcaagaattttttacatcGTACGTAAAACTGCTAAAAAAAGTCGCAGACGTCAAGAAGTTACAACGGATTTCGTTAAAGCGACAGTTGAG gttaaatatacaaaacatTTCGAAGATTCTGCATTAGGTTCAAGTTGTGCTGGAACAGGTACATCAGAAAATGCTGGGTCTCCATTGAAAAATGACAAACTTCATCATAGTCAACAAATTAACActtcgttttattttatttccgataatgatattgataataatgatattaatgatgatgatgatgaaatgattgataaaaatgatgatttaagtattgaaaaaatatcagaatacgatattaaaaataacagtaataaaaaatgtaaaaaaaatatttatactgttTCAGTAccaaactttaatttttctaatgtcGATTCATCATCTTCACCATCACAAGATAAATCATTGTCGCATGctgatattattaataaagaaaaaatagtaacaGATAAATCGATAATGTTAAACAATGATCGATGTTTAAAAGTACcaaaagattttattaaaaatagtgacCAATTTTCACCGCGTAGTATAAACccacaattattaaattcaaataaatatgatgGTTCAGATGTATCTGAAGAATTTGTTAGTTCACGTTCGGATTCACCATGTGATAATAAACGtgttaataatagtaatattaataataataagagagGTAGTATTTTTCGGCGCGAATTACGATTTCGAAGTTTTAAAACTCGCGGTAATGAATCGGGTAAAATGTCAGctaaagacaaaaaattattaaaaatgatccttgttatatttttgtcttttgttatttgttatttaccGATAACGATAACTAAAATATCGAAAGATATTATTGATTGGCGTGGTCTTAATATTGCTggttatatacttatttatttaacgacTTGTATTAATCCAATTATTTATGTTGTTATGAGCTCTGAATACAGAAGTgcatataaaaatgttttacttTGTCGAGGTGATTCATTTTATGATTCTAAGAAAcgtggtaaataa
- the LOC128667618 gene encoding uncharacterized protein LOC128667618, protein MNLVIDFHGYRISEHKNVLKELAIVSLETDGNDVIIDKHYLFKPALKWENLSKDYQETYAMLFKVHGISWKKGSLNYESQKSILIENLKKAAYIYLFNFNSKEFLNEIVDNIEEYKIIYLNDLDYYEHKDEFQTKCKYHRNKDKNNCARDNVLKMRDWILSNRCLVKNNHTNNQPN, encoded by the coding sequence atgaatctcGTTATTGATTTTCACGGTTACAGAATTTCTGAGcataaaaatgtattgaaaGAATTGGCAATAGTAAGTTTAGAAACTGATGGTAATGATGTAATTATTGATAAGCATTACTTATTTAAACCGGCATTAAAGTgggaaaatttatctaaagaTTATCAAGAAACATATGCGATGTTATTTAAAGTACACGGAATTTCATGGAAGAAAGGTTCGTTAAATTATGAATCgcaaaaatcaattttgattGAAAATCTAAAGAAAGctgcttatatttatttatttaattttaattcaaaagaatttttgaacGAAATAGTCGACAATATcgaagaatataaaattatttatttaaacgatTTAGATTATTATGAACACAAAgatgaatttcaaacaaaatgtaaatatcacagaaataaagataaaaacaaTTGTGCACGTGATAATGTACTTAAAATGAGAGATTGGATTTTGTCAAACAGATGCCTGGTTAAAAATAACCATACTAATAATCAACCTAACtga
- the LOC103568368 gene encoding G-protein coupled receptor moody isoform X2, whose product MRNATAVFIMNLSISDLMFCCFNLPLATSTFWYGSWTHGPLLCRLFPLLRYGLVAVSLFTVLAITINRYVMIGHPRLYPKFYKPRYLILMVIATWISGFGALVATWFERWGRFGLDPRIGSCSILRDVNGKSPKEFLFILAFLTPCIAIVVCYARIFYIVRKTAKKSRRRQEVTTDFVKATVEVKYTKHFEDSALGSSCAGTGTSENAGSPLKNDKLHHSQQINTSFYFISDNDIDNNDINDDDDEMIDKNDDLSIEKISEYDIKNNSNKKCKKNIYTVSVPNFNFSNVDSSSSPSQDKSLSHADIINKEKIVTDKSIMLNNDRCLKVPKDFIKNSDQFSPRSINPQLLNSNKYDGSDVSEEFVSSRSDSPCDNKRVNNSNINNNKRGSIFRRELRFRSFKTRGNESGKMSAKDKKLLKMILVIFLSFVICYLPITITKISKDIIDWRGLNIAGYILIYLTTCINPIIYVVMSSEYRSAYKNVLLCRGDSFYDSKKRGK is encoded by the exons ATGAGAAATGCAACAGCCGTATTTATAATGAATCTATCGATATCGGATCTCATGTTCTGCTGCTTCAATTTACCTTTAGCTACATCTACATTTTGGTATGGCTCATGGACTCATGGACCACTTTTATGTCGACTGTTTCCATTATTACGTTACGGTCTCGTCGCCGTAAGTCTTTTTACGGTACTGGCTATTACAATCAATCGATACGTAATGATTGGTCATCCTCGATTATATCCAAA attttataaGCCAAGATACTTAATATTGATGGTAATAGCAACATGGATATCCGGATTTGGTGCTTTAGTGGCAACTTGGTTCGAAAGATGGGGACGATTCGGTTTAGACCCCCGCATTGGATCATGTTCAATATTGCGTGACGTCAATGGTAAATCaccaaaagaatttttatttatactcgCATTTCTTACACCTTGTATTGCAATTGTCGTTTGCTAtgcaagaattttttacatcGTACGTAAAACTGCTAAAAAAAGTCGCAGACGTCAAGAAGTTACAACGGATTTCGTTAAAGCGACAGTTGAG gttaaatatacaaaacatTTCGAAGATTCTGCATTAGGTTCAAGTTGTGCTGGAACAGGTACATCAGAAAATGCTGGGTCTCCATTGAAAAATGACAAACTTCATCATAGTCAACAAATTAACActtcgttttattttatttccgataatgatattgataataatgatattaatgatgatgatgatgaaatgattgataaaaatgatgatttaagtattgaaaaaatatcagaatacgatattaaaaataacagtaataaaaaatgtaaaaaaaatatttatactgttTCAGTAccaaactttaatttttctaatgtcGATTCATCATCTTCACCATCACAAGATAAATCATTGTCGCATGctgatattattaataaagaaaaaatagtaacaGATAAATCGATAATGTTAAACAATGATCGATGTTTAAAAGTACcaaaagattttattaaaaatagtgacCAATTTTCACCGCGTAGTATAAACccacaattattaaattcaaataaatatgatgGTTCAGATGTATCTGAAGAATTTGTTAGTTCACGTTCGGATTCACCATGTGATAATAAACGtgttaataatagtaatattaataataataagagagGTAGTATTTTTCGGCGCGAATTACGATTTCGAAGTTTTAAAACTCGCGGTAATGAATCGGGTAAAATGTCAGctaaagacaaaaaattattaaaaatgatccttgttatatttttgtcttttgttatttgttatttaccGATAACGATAACTAAAATATCGAAAGATATTATTGATTGGCGTGGTCTTAATATTGCTggttatatacttatttatttaacgacTTGTATTAATCCAATTATTTATGTTGTTATGAGCTCTGAATACAGAAGTgcatataaaaatgttttacttTGTCGAGGTGATTCATTTTATGATTCTAAGAAAcgtggtaaataa
- the LOC103568242 gene encoding sensory neuron membrane protein 1 codes for MLLFKKLGIAGGSLFTFGIIIGYAFFPPFLKSQIKKGIRLVDGSDMKEMWVKVPFPVDFRIYLFNITNANEIKTGAKPIVQQVGPFFYDEWKEKVDLVDREEDDTVEYKNKATWVFNQAKSAPGLTEDVVLVFPHVMILSMILATVREKPAMVGLAAKAVDSIFHKPDSVFVTATAREILWTGLPVDCSVKDFAGSAVCGILREDDSGFLKDGENYKFALFGAKNGTVIPDTIRVHRGKRNYLEVGIVTEFKGEPKLNVWPEEGDCNTFNGTDSTIFHPFLYQDEDVVSFAPDLCRSLGARYQRPSKVKGIKTNRYTATLGDMSTDPALKCFCPTPDTCLGKGLYDIFPCVKAPLVGSLPHFYDTDPQYLTQVDGLHPNEEDHQIFIDFEPMLGAPLSARKRLQFNIFIMPVEKFKLMKTFPNALLPLFWVEEGLLLDDEYLKPIKMVFTMLKIVGIMKWLMMTAGVGLGGGAGFLFWKSTQSPQKLDITKVSPKTIQNAGGDEKKWPTTVSTIQGNNGPPSVEA; via the exons atgcttttattcaaaaaacttGGTATTGCCGGTGGTTCGTTATTTACTTTTGGTATAATAATCGGTTACGCGtttttcccgccatttttaaaGAGTCAAATTAAAAAG GGAATACGATTGGTCGATGGCTCAGATATGAAGGAAATGTGGGTAAAAGTACCTTTTCCAGtagattttagaatttatttatttaatattactaatGCAAATGAGATAAAAACTGGTGCTAAGCCAATCGTCCAACAAGTGGgtccatttttttatga tgaaTGGAAAGAAAAAGTTGATTTGGTAGATCGTGAAGAGGACGATACTGTTGAGTACAAAAATAAAGCAACATGGGTATTTAATCAAGCAAAGAGCGCACCTGGTCTCACTGAAGATGTTGTATTAGTTTTTCCTCATGTTATGATTTTATCAATGATCCTCGCGACTGTCAGAGAAAAACCAGCGATGGTTGGTCTTGCGG cCAAAGCTGTCGATAGTATATTCCATAAGCCAGATTCAGTGTTTGTCACAGCGACAGCACGTGAAATACTTTGGACAGGTTTACCAGTTGATTGTTCGGTCAAAGATTTCGCTGGTAGCGCAGTGTGTGGAATACTTCGTGAAGATGATTCAGGATTTTTAAAAGACggtgaaaattataaatttgcatTATTTGGCGCt AAAAATGGAACTGTTATACCTGACACAATTAGAGTACACCGTGgcaaaagaaattatttagagGTAGGGATAGTGACGGAGTTTAAAGGTGAACCGAAATTAAATGTCTGGCCTGAAGAAGGGGACTGTAATACTTTCAATGGCACTGATTCAACTATTTTCCATCCTTTCCTTTATCAAGACGAAGATGTCGTATCTTTTGCGCCTGATCTTTGTAGAAGTTTGGGTGCGAGATATCAAAGACCCTCTAAAGTTAaag GAATTAAGACAAATCGGTATACCGCAACCTTAGGTGATATGAGTACGGATCCAGCTCTCAAATGTTTCTGTCCAACACCGGATACTTGCTTAGGAAAAGGATTATATGACATATTCCCTTGTGTAAAAGCACCACTTGTCGGTAGTTTACCacatttttatgatactgatcCACAATACTTAACTCAGGTTGATGGTCTTCACCCTAATgag GAGGACCATCAGATTTTCATAGACTTTGAACCAATGCTAGGAGCACCATTGAGTGCGAGAAAGAGgcttcaatttaatatattcatTATGCCAGTTGAGAAGTTTAAACTTATGAAAACTTTCCCAAACGCTCTCTTGCCATTGTTTTGGGTTGAGGAAGGTCTTTTGTTAGATGACGAGTATCTTAAGCCAATTAAAATGGTATTTACAATGTTAAAAATTGTCGG AATTATGAAATGGCTAATGATGACAGCAGGAGTAGGATTAGGTGGAGGTGCTGGGTTTCTGTTTTGGAAATCAACACAATCTCCACAAAAACTTGACATTACTAAGGTTTCACCAAAAACTATACAAAATGCCGGTGGCGATGAGAAAAAATGGCCGACAACTGTTAGCACTATTCAAGGAAATAATGGGCCACCCTCTGTAGAAGCctga
- the LOC103568241 gene encoding uncharacterized histidine-rich protein DDB_G0274557 isoform X2, with protein sequence MGVTITIMFSFSLTTKLTGIRMKLLLVISSCLVITSAIQVDTKDKNDSKFIKKHNKRGVVNLSYGVPQQDYHHYHNQLHEHQEPAPIHEHPSPDHHYPAHQDHHYPAHEDHHQHPVHQDHQDHILLPQPHPHPIHPILPQPVPVPVQPVGIPQPIPVHQPVPHPVPVPAPVPVAVPVVQTVTKHVGVPYPVHVDRPVPVPVPVAVPKPYPVHVEKIVHVDRPVHVPVHVPVHVDRPVPVPVPRPYPVHVEKIVNKPYPVHVAVPVHVPKPYPVPVAVQYKYNHGW encoded by the exons ATGGGGGTCACAATCACAATCATGTTCAGTTTTTCTTTGACTACCAAACTGACAGGTATCAGGATGAAATTATTGTTg gtCATATCATCTTGTTTGGTCATTACCTCAGCTATTCAAGTGGATACGAAGgataaaaatgatagtaaatttataaagaaacaCAATAAACGTg gTGTGGTGAACTTGAGCTACGGAGTACCGCAGCAAGATTATCATCATTACCACAATCAATTACATGAACACCAAGAGCCAGCACCAATACATGAACATCCATCGCCAGATCATCACTATCCTGCGCATCAAGATCATCATTATCCTGCGCACGAAGATCATCACCAGCATCCTGTGCATCAAGATCATcaagatcatatattattaccGCAACCTCATCCTCATCCAATACATCCAATTc TTCCTCAACCAGTACCAGTACCAGTCCAGCCAGTGGGAATTCCCCAGCCAATTCCAGTACATCAGCCGGTTCCACATCCGGTCCCAGTACCTGCACCAGTCCCCGTAGCAGTTCCTGTGGTTCAGACGGTAACGAAACACGTGGGTGTACCATATCCAGTCCACGTAGATCGTCCAGTGCCAGTTCCGGTACCTGTAGCAGTTCCGAAACCTTATCCTGTTCatgttgaaaaaatagttCACGTCGACCGGCCTGTTCATGTGCCAGTTCATGTACCTGTGCATGTTGATCGTCCTGTCCCTGTTCCTGTTCCACGTCCGTACCCAGTACatgttgaaaaaatagttaataaaccGTATCCAGTACATGTTGCAGTACCCGTTCATGTACCGAAACCTTATCCAGTACCTGTTGCTGttcagtataaatataatcatggatggtaa
- the LOC103568241 gene encoding uncharacterized histidine-rich protein DDB_G0274557 isoform X1 produces MGVTITIMFSFSLTTKLTGIRMKLLLVISSCLVITSAIQVDTKDKNDSKFIKKHNKRGVVNLSYGVPQQDYHHYHNQLHEHQEPAPIHEHPSPDHHYPAHQDHHYPAHEDHHQHPVHQDHQDHILLPQPHPHPIHPIPVPQPVPVPVQPVGIPQPIPVHQPVPHPVPVPAPVPVAVPVVQTVTKHVGVPYPVHVDRPVPVPVPVAVPKPYPVHVEKIVHVDRPVHVPVHVPVHVDRPVPVPVPRPYPVHVEKIVNKPYPVHVAVPVHVPKPYPVPVAVQYKYNHGW; encoded by the exons ATGGGGGTCACAATCACAATCATGTTCAGTTTTTCTTTGACTACCAAACTGACAGGTATCAGGATGAAATTATTGTTg gtCATATCATCTTGTTTGGTCATTACCTCAGCTATTCAAGTGGATACGAAGgataaaaatgatagtaaatttataaagaaacaCAATAAACGTg gTGTGGTGAACTTGAGCTACGGAGTACCGCAGCAAGATTATCATCATTACCACAATCAATTACATGAACACCAAGAGCCAGCACCAATACATGAACATCCATCGCCAGATCATCACTATCCTGCGCATCAAGATCATCATTATCCTGCGCACGAAGATCATCACCAGCATCCTGTGCATCAAGATCATcaagatcatatattattaccGCAACCTCATCCTCATCCAATACATCCAATTc CAGTTCCTCAACCAGTACCAGTACCAGTCCAGCCAGTGGGAATTCCCCAGCCAATTCCAGTACATCAGCCGGTTCCACATCCGGTCCCAGTACCTGCACCAGTCCCCGTAGCAGTTCCTGTGGTTCAGACGGTAACGAAACACGTGGGTGTACCATATCCAGTCCACGTAGATCGTCCAGTGCCAGTTCCGGTACCTGTAGCAGTTCCGAAACCTTATCCTGTTCatgttgaaaaaatagttCACGTCGACCGGCCTGTTCATGTGCCAGTTCATGTACCTGTGCATGTTGATCGTCCTGTCCCTGTTCCTGTTCCACGTCCGTACCCAGTACatgttgaaaaaatagttaataaaccGTATCCAGTACATGTTGCAGTACCCGTTCATGTACCGAAACCTTATCCAGTACCTGTTGCTGttcagtataaatataatcatggatggtaa
- the LOC103568241 gene encoding uncharacterized histidine-rich protein DDB_G0274557 isoform X3 yields the protein MGVTITIMFSFSLTTKLTGIRMKLLLVISSCLVITSAIQVDTKDKNDSKFIKKHNKRGVVNLSYGVPQQDYHHYHNQLHEHQEPAPIHEHPSPDHHYPAHQDHHYPAHEDHHQHPVHQDHQDHILLPQPHPHPIHPILPVPVQPVGIPQPIPVHQPVPHPVPVPAPVPVAVPVVQTVTKHVGVPYPVHVDRPVPVPVPVAVPKPYPVHVEKIVHVDRPVHVPVHVPVHVDRPVPVPVPRPYPVHVEKIVNKPYPVHVAVPVHVPKPYPVPVAVQYKYNHGW from the exons ATGGGGGTCACAATCACAATCATGTTCAGTTTTTCTTTGACTACCAAACTGACAGGTATCAGGATGAAATTATTGTTg gtCATATCATCTTGTTTGGTCATTACCTCAGCTATTCAAGTGGATACGAAGgataaaaatgatagtaaatttataaagaaacaCAATAAACGTg gTGTGGTGAACTTGAGCTACGGAGTACCGCAGCAAGATTATCATCATTACCACAATCAATTACATGAACACCAAGAGCCAGCACCAATACATGAACATCCATCGCCAGATCATCACTATCCTGCGCATCAAGATCATCATTATCCTGCGCACGAAGATCATCACCAGCATCCTGTGCATCAAGATCATcaagatcatatattattaccGCAACCTCATCCTCATCCAATACATCCAATTc TACCAGTACCAGTCCAGCCAGTGGGAATTCCCCAGCCAATTCCAGTACATCAGCCGGTTCCACATCCGGTCCCAGTACCTGCACCAGTCCCCGTAGCAGTTCCTGTGGTTCAGACGGTAACGAAACACGTGGGTGTACCATATCCAGTCCACGTAGATCGTCCAGTGCCAGTTCCGGTACCTGTAGCAGTTCCGAAACCTTATCCTGTTCatgttgaaaaaatagttCACGTCGACCGGCCTGTTCATGTGCCAGTTCATGTACCTGTGCATGTTGATCGTCCTGTCCCTGTTCCTGTTCCACGTCCGTACCCAGTACatgttgaaaaaatagttaataaaccGTATCCAGTACATGTTGCAGTACCCGTTCATGTACCGAAACCTTATCCAGTACCTGTTGCTGttcagtataaatataatcatggatggtaa
- the LOC103568366 gene encoding BCL-6 corepressor-like protein 1, translated as MIKFVIILSIVAIAIGQSTSSSETKKHKRSIFEDVRIVSPVSSYGSGYPWTRSKNLSKILKVPVDLSPTHSVISYGSAVRPSSPPLVITKHTIVEKQVPVPGKPVILEKQVHVPIHVPVHVPIHVPVEKLVPITIEKSVPFPITQIVPYPVDRAVPIRQNVPYPVPILIAQQSPPSNQQSNLITASSLNNLLRQSSNARPSSLPINLSVSAGISSEIPANAPPQDLQGIDLSSLSQLNSLQQPPAPQPLQGNGLSPLESLWAPQEYNDVWKK; from the exons ATGATTAAGTTTgtg ATTATTTTGAGCATTGTTGCTATTGCAATTGGACAGAGTACGTCCAGCAGTGAAACGAAAAAACACAAACGCAGTATTTTTGAAGACGTAAGGATAGTAAGTCCTGTTTCCAGTTACGGAAGTGGTTATCCATGGACtcgtagtaaaaatttatcaaaaattttaaaagttccaGTGGATTTATCACCAACGCATAGTGt aaTAAGTTATGGTAGTGCGGTAAGGCCTTCAAGTCCACCATTGGTTATAACAAAACATACAATCGTCGAGAAACAAGTTCCTGTGCCGGGTAAACcagtaattttggaaaaacaaGTTCATGTACCAATCCACGTACCTGTTCATGTGCCAATACATGTTCCTGTTGAAAAACTTGTCCCTATAACGATTGAAAAATCAGTACCGTTCCCTATAACCCag ATTGTTCCATACCCAGTTGATCGCGCAGTACCAATCCGTCAAAATGTGCCTTATCCAGTACCAATATTAATTGCACAGCAAAGCCCGCCATCAAATCAgcaatcaaatttaattacagcTTCCAGTCTCAATAATCTACTACGTCAATCATCAAACGCTAGACCTTCATCTTTGCCGATAAATCTTTCTGTCAGCGCTGGTATTTCATCCGAAATACCAGCAAATGCTCCACCTCAAGATCTTCAAGGCATTGATCTTAGTAGTCTCTCTCAGTTAAATTCACTTCAACAGCCTCCAGCTCCTCAACCTTTACAAGGAAATGGTCTTAGTCCTCTTGAGTCGCTCTGGGCTCCACAAGAATATAATGACgtctggaaaaaataa